In one window of Tachypleus tridentatus isolate NWPU-2018 chromosome 2, ASM421037v1, whole genome shotgun sequence DNA:
- the LOC143239353 gene encoding small EDRK-rich factor 2-like isoform X1 encodes MARGNQRELARQKAMKKQQELSKKKGSDKKDGNKGLTLEERKHRDAEVMRLKQKKALEKKESSGENSGQQ; translated from the exons GTGGGAACCAGCGTGAATTGGCTCGACAGAAGGCCATGAAGAAACAACAGGAGCTGTCCAAGAAGAAAGGTTCTGATAAGAAAGATGGAAATAAAGGACTTACGCTTGAAGAACGTAAACACAG GGATGCAGAAGTGATGCGTTTAAAACAGAAGAAAGCTCTAGAAAAGAAGGAATCCAGTGGAGAAAATAGTGGACAACAGTAA
- the LOC143239353 gene encoding modifier of protein aggregation 4-like isoform X2, with protein sequence MKKQQELSKKKGSDKKDGNKGLTLEERKHRDAEVMRLKQKKALEKKESSGENSGQQ encoded by the exons ATGAAGAAACAACAGGAGCTGTCCAAGAAGAAAGGTTCTGATAAGAAAGATGGAAATAAAGGACTTACGCTTGAAGAACGTAAACACAG GGATGCAGAAGTGATGCGTTTAAAACAGAAGAAAGCTCTAGAAAAGAAGGAATCCAGTGGAGAAAATAGTGGACAACAGTAA